One segment of Acidimicrobiales bacterium DNA contains the following:
- a CDS encoding type 1 glutamine amidotransferase, translated as MGKVLVIEHDETGPVGGVGERLVEHGFELHPFRVLDDPSDPVSTKEFPDPTIYDLVVVLGSQWSVCEKGPIESWIDREIDLVRNAHGSGTPVLGLCFGGQVLAAALGGEVTKADRPEIGWYEIESDQSEIVSPGPWFEWHYDRFSIPDGSVEVARSEVSSQVFRCGKSVGTQFHPEITPEIVTSWVAVGREELAKLDIDPEPLIAETVDRQAAARRRADRLVDWFLE; from the coding sequence GTGGGAAAGGTGCTGGTTATTGAACACGACGAAACCGGCCCGGTTGGTGGCGTCGGCGAACGACTTGTCGAACACGGCTTCGAACTACACCCCTTTCGCGTCTTGGACGACCCATCCGACCCTGTATCCACCAAGGAGTTTCCCGATCCGACCATCTACGACCTTGTCGTGGTGCTCGGATCCCAATGGTCGGTCTGCGAAAAAGGGCCTATCGAATCTTGGATTGACCGCGAGATTGATCTAGTTCGAAACGCACACGGATCTGGCACGCCCGTCCTCGGCCTGTGCTTCGGTGGTCAAGTACTGGCTGCTGCCCTGGGCGGTGAGGTAACCAAAGCGGATCGACCAGAGATCGGCTGGTACGAAATCGAGTCGGACCAATCAGAAATCGTCTCACCAGGACCTTGGTTCGAATGGCATTACGATCGGTTCTCGATACCCGACGGTTCTGTCGAGGTTGCCAGGTCCGAGGTCTCATCCCAGGTCTTTCGCTGTGGCAAGAGCGTTGGCACGCAGTTCCACCCAGAGATCACACCAGAAATCGTCACCAGTTGGGTCGCCGTGGGTCGCGAGGAGTTGGCCAAACTCGATATCGACCCAGAACCGCTGATCGCTGAAACAGTCGATCGTCAGGCTGCCGCCCGCCGAAGGGCAGACCGCCTAGTCGACTGGTTCCTTGAGTAG